A portion of the Stigmatella aurantiaca DW4/3-1 genome contains these proteins:
- a CDS encoding GldG family protein, whose product MNKANVGKILGALGLLLLLSSPFTLFITSGSLLLTAAKAGVGLALLGVYFATNIQQFGQFASRRSSTFFATSAAQAAVALGVLGGINYLAFKTNPSWDLTKEKLFTLAPQTRTTLARLQEPVRAIGFLPPSHPTYDALQQLFERYQAEAPGKFEYTFRDPVRHPELASKYQLNPGQTKVVLTRGEGANEAHTPLTAVSEQDLTNALLKLSAVGSQKVYFLSGHGEWPLEAAATPEGPGASLSEFRKQLIQEGYTPALFNLAGQEEVPRDASLVIVAGARAPYTPPEEDVLRKYLAAGGRMLYFAEFKAEPRLNALLEEYGVEVDKGVVADPQFNAGNPFALLSTFYGEHEMVAPLQEQQLNLGFPTSRGLTLLRQGLAPGVKVEAVVLTSPFAWIESTPEADATPSDGEKSGQIPLVSASTRDTTDAPAKRFEQARVVVIGDSELLLDSNWGHEANRNLVMNALGWAAHQVEKITVRPPDREVSTLELDRGMLENIRFVATDLLPLSLMGLGLAIWLSRRNK is encoded by the coding sequence ATGAACAAGGCCAACGTCGGAAAGATCCTCGGTGCGCTGGGGCTGCTGCTCCTGCTGTCCAGCCCGTTCACCCTGTTCATCACCTCGGGCTCGCTGCTCCTCACGGCGGCCAAAGCGGGGGTGGGGCTGGCGCTGCTGGGCGTCTATTTCGCCACGAACATCCAGCAGTTCGGCCAGTTCGCCTCGCGCCGCTCCAGCACCTTCTTCGCCACCTCCGCCGCCCAGGCCGCGGTGGCGCTGGGGGTCCTGGGAGGCATCAACTACCTGGCCTTCAAGACGAACCCGAGCTGGGATCTCACGAAGGAGAAGCTCTTCACACTGGCCCCCCAGACGCGCACCACGCTGGCCAGGCTCCAGGAGCCGGTTCGTGCCATCGGCTTCCTGCCGCCCAGCCACCCCACCTATGACGCCCTTCAGCAGCTCTTCGAGCGCTATCAGGCCGAGGCGCCTGGAAAGTTCGAATACACCTTTAGAGATCCGGTCCGGCACCCGGAGCTGGCGTCGAAGTACCAGCTCAACCCGGGCCAGACGAAGGTGGTGCTCACCCGGGGCGAGGGCGCCAACGAGGCGCACACCCCGCTCACCGCCGTCTCCGAGCAAGATCTGACCAACGCCCTCCTCAAGCTCAGCGCGGTGGGCTCCCAGAAGGTCTACTTCCTCTCGGGGCATGGCGAATGGCCCCTGGAGGCAGCAGCCACCCCAGAAGGCCCAGGCGCCAGCCTCTCCGAGTTCCGCAAGCAGCTGATTCAAGAGGGCTACACCCCCGCGCTCTTCAACCTGGCAGGCCAGGAGGAAGTGCCGAGAGACGCTTCGCTGGTCATCGTCGCCGGAGCCAGGGCGCCGTACACACCGCCCGAGGAGGATGTGCTGCGCAAGTACCTGGCGGCGGGAGGACGCATGCTCTACTTCGCGGAGTTCAAGGCGGAGCCCAGGCTGAATGCGCTTCTGGAAGAGTACGGCGTGGAGGTGGACAAAGGCGTCGTCGCGGACCCGCAGTTCAATGCCGGCAACCCCTTCGCGCTGCTCTCCACCTTCTACGGCGAGCATGAAATGGTCGCGCCCCTGCAAGAGCAGCAGCTCAACCTTGGGTTCCCCACGAGCCGGGGGTTGACGCTGCTGCGCCAGGGGCTAGCGCCCGGGGTGAAAGTGGAGGCCGTGGTGCTCACCTCTCCCTTCGCCTGGATCGAGTCCACCCCCGAGGCCGACGCGACGCCCTCCGATGGCGAGAAATCCGGCCAGATTCCCCTGGTGTCGGCCAGCACACGCGACACGACGGATGCCCCCGCCAAGCGCTTCGAGCAGGCCCGGGTGGTGGTGATAGGGGACTCGGAACTCCTCCTGGATTCGAACTGGGGCCATGAGGCCAACCGCAACCTGGTGATGAACGCGCTGGGCTGGGCGGCGCACCAGGTGGAGAAGATCACCGTCCGCCCGCCAGACCGGGAGGTCTCCACGTTGGAACTCGACCGTGGCATGCTGGAGAACATCCGTTTCGTGGCCACGGACCTGCTGCCCTTGTCCCTGATGGGGCTCGGACTGGCCATCTGGCTGTCGAGGCGCAACAAGTGA